CGACGAGGACAAGGCCCGGCCGCTGTGGGCGCTGCTGCTCGCGCAGCGCGCGCCGTCCGGCCTGCTCTATGCGACGCCCGAGCCGCGCATCCGCACCGGCCTGCCGATCGGCCCGACGTCGACCACCGAGGATTTCTATTACTTCCACCTCCCGCACCTGGGCGCCACCGCGTGGGCCGTGCTCGCGGCGGCGGGCTGGAACCCGTTCCGCCCCGGCGGCTGCCTGCCCGGCGGCTGCCCAGGCCCGCGCTCCGCCGCCCCCAATGCCCGGGATACTCAGGAGTGACGATGTTCGATCTCTTTCTCGAAAACCGGTCATTGCTCGACATCAACGGCGGCGTGCTGCTGGTCGTGCTGCTGCTGACGCTGCTCGGCAAGCGCGAGCGCGCCGTCGACCGCATCCTGTTCGGCGGCGTCACCGTCGTGCTGCTCGTCGTCTATCTGATCTGGCGCGCGACCCAGACGCTGCCCGAGCCTCGCATGGACTTCCCGAGCGTGTGGGCGCACGTCTTCTTCGGCTTCGAGTGCATGGCGCTCGCCTACACGCTCATCTCCGTCGTCGTGCTTTCCCGCACTACCGACCACACGCTCGACGCCGATGCCGGCGAAGCCGCGCTGCGGCGCGCCGCGAAGGCGCCGCGCGTCGACATCTTCATCGCCACGTACAACGAAGGGCTGGACATCCTGGAGAAGACCGTCGTCTCGGCGCTCGCGATCGACTATCCGGACTTCCGCGTCTGGGTGCTCGACGACACGCGCCGCGACTGGCTCAAGGCATTCTGCGAGCAGGTGGGCGCGCATTACGTCACGCGCGCGGACAACACGCACGCGAAGGCCGGCAATCTCAACAACGGGCTGCGCCGGAGCGCGCAGAGCGAAGACGGCGGCGCGCCCTACATCATGGTGCTCGACGCCGATTTCGCGCCTCACCGGAAGATCCTGCTGCGCACGATCGGCCTCTTTTCCGATCCGGCAGTCGGCGTCGTGCAAACGCCGCAGTTCTACTACAACGCCGATCCCGTGCAGTACAACCTGCGCTCGACCGAATGCTGGGTCGACGAGCAGCGCGCGTTCTTCGACGTCATGCAGCCCGCCAAGGATGCGTGGGGCACGGCATTCTGCATCGGCACCTCGTTCGTCGTGCGGCGCGATCTGGTCGAGCTGATCGGCGGCTTCCCCACCGGCACGGTCACCGAGGACATCCACCTGACCTATCGGCTGCTGCCGCACGGCTATGTGACGCGCTGGCTCAACGAGCGGCTCTCGGTCGGGCTGTCGGCCGAAGGGCTGCCGGAGTACATCAGCCAGCGCAGCCGCTGGGGGCTCGGCACGATCCAGGTCGCCCTCACGCGGGACGGCCCGTTGCGCGGCCGCGGCTACACGTTCACCGAGCGGCTGCACTACGTGCACGGGATGCTGCACTGGCTGAGCCGCCCCTTCACATTGATGCTGCTGCTCGGGCCGCTGCTGTACTGGTACTTCGACGTCCCGACGCTGTACGGCGAGCCGATGCAGTTCCTCGCGTACGGCCTGCCCGCGCTGATCGGCTACTGGGGCTACAGCATGTGGATCACCGGGCGGCGCGCGCTGCCGATCTTCACCGAGGTCACGCAGATCGTCTGTGCGCTGGCAGTCAGCGCGTCGCTCGCGAGCGCGATCGTCCGGCCGTTCGGGCGGCCCTTCAAGGTGACGAACAAAGGGCTGGACCGCTCGAAGCTCGTCGTCCATGGCAAGTTCGTGGCGCTCTACGCGAGCCTGATCGGGCTGTCGGCGCTCGGGCTGGGGCGCGCGCTGCTGGTCGATCCGGCGTCGCCGGGACTGGTGTTCAACTCGGTGTGGACCAGCGTTTCGCTCGCGCTCTACCTCGCGTCGCTGCTGGTGTGCGTGGAATTGCCGCGACCTCGCAAGGAGGAGCGCTTCCCGTATCGCGTGCGTGCGCTGCTGCGCTTGGGCGAACAGGAATATTCCGTCACCACGCACGATCTGTCGTGCAACGGCGCCGCCGTGACGACCCCGCTCGCGCCGTCCCTGCCCGTCGGCAGCGAAGGCGCGCTGTGGCTCGAGCAAACCGGCTGGATACCGTGCCGCATCGCGCGCCGCCAGGGCTCGCTGGTCGGCGTCGCGCTCCATGCGGACATCGCGGCGCGGCACTGCCTGATCCGCATGCTGTTCGGCGATCCGCCGCACAACGTTGCCGCGCAGGGCCAGCCGCGGCTCGCCCTCTCGCGCCTGATGCAGCGCGCGCTGTCGGGCTGAACCCGGCCGTCGCAGTCCCCGCCCATCCGTCTTCTCGTCCTGGAGCCGCCGACCATGCGAAGCCCACCGTTTCCCTCGCCTCCGTTGCGCGTGCTGCCCATCGCGCTCGCGCTCGGGATAGCCGCCTGCTCGATGGAGCCCACCTACAAGCGCCCCGATGCGCCCATCCCGTCCGCGTATCCGAGCGGCCCCGCCTATTCCGCGCCGGGCGGCCCGGCGACGCCGCAAAGCGGCCCGGCCGCGCCCGATCTCGGCTGGCGGAATTTCTTCGTCGACGCCCAATTGCAGCAATTGATCGCGCGGGCGCTCGCCAATAACCGCGACCTGCGCATCGCGACGCTCAACATCGACGAAGCGCGCGCGCTGTATCGGATCCGGCGCGCCGCCCAGTTTCCCGCGATCGACGCCAACGCCGGGCTCACCAGTGAGCGCTTGAGCCCCGCCCTGCGCGCGCCGGGCCAGTCTGCGCTGATCAACACGTATGCGGCGAGCGTCGGCCTCACGAATTTCGAGCTCGACGTGTTCGGCCGCGTGCGCAGCCTGAGCCATGCCGCGCAGGAGCAATACCTGGCGACGGAGGAAGCGCGGCGAAGCGTCCACATCAGCCTGGTGGCCGAAGTGGCGAACACCTACCTGACCTTGCTGGCCGACCGCGCGCTGCTCAAGCTCGCGCAGGACACGCTCAAGAGCCAGCAGGACGCGGCCGAGATGATCCATCGCGGCAAGCAGGCGGGCGCGATGGCGCAGCTCGACGAACACCGCGCCGACACTCAGGTGCAGACCGCGCAGGTCGCCGTCGAGCAATTCACGCGGCAGGTCGCGCAGGACGAGAACGCGCTGATCCTGCTGACCGGCGGACCGTTGCCGAGCGGAGTGTCGAGCGCGGCGCCGCTCGACAGCCAGACGCTGCTGGCGGAGTTTCCGGCCGGCCTGCCGTCGACGCTGCTCGAGCGCCGCCCCGACATCATGGCCGCCGAGCATCGGCTCATCGCCGCGAATGCGAACATCGGCGCGGCGCGCGCGGCGTTCTTCCCGAGAATCACGCTCACGGGCGCGCTGGGCGTGGCGAGCGCGAGCCTGGCCGGGCTGTTCTCCGGCGGCGTGGCGTGGCTGTTCGCCCCGCAGTTGACCCTGCCGATCTTCAACGCGGGCAGCAACCGGGCGAACCTCGATCTGGCGACGGTGCGCCGCGACATCAACGTCGCCAATTACGAACGCACGATCCAGGGCGCGTTCCGCGAGGTCTCCGACAGCATGGCCGCGCGCGGCACCTACGAGCGGGAAGCGAAAGCGCAGGAGACGATGATCCGCGATTTGAGCGAGACCAAGCGCCTCGCCGAAATGCGGTTCCGCAACGGCGTCGACGATTACTTCGGCGTGTTCGACGCGCAGCGCCAGCTCTTTACCGCGCAGCAGTCGCTCGTGACCTACAAGCTCGCGGGCCTGACGAGCCGCGTGACGCTTTACAAGGCGCTGGGCGGAGGCTGGCTCGAATCGACGGGCCCGGCGACGGCGCAGTTGCAGCCGCAACAGCGGACGCAGGCGCGTTCCCAACCTCAAACGCAACCGCAAATGCAATCGTCGCGATTGCTGGTGCAGACGCAATCGCAAATGCAGTCGCAGCCGCAAATGCAGACGCAACCTCAAATGCAAACGCAATCTCAGATGCAAACGCAGCCGCAAATGCAAACGCAACCGCAAATGCAACCGCAAACGCATCCGCAAACGCAACCTCAGCCGCAACCGCAACCTCAGATGCAAACGCAACCGCCAATACAGCAGTAACGTCGGACGTCAGGCGACGTGACGGCGCGCCGCACGCCGCAACAACACGATCCAATATCGCGCGTCGCGCGCCTCGCCCTCGCCGAATTGCAAAGCCGTCGCCCGCAGCCGAGGCGGGCTACGGATTTGCACGCGCGCTCGATAGCCCGCCGCCGCCTGCCTCGCGCGAGAGCCGCCGCCGAGGCAAACGGCGCGCGATCCGTTGCGCCCGCCGCTCACGCCGCTCAAGCGCCTGCCGAAAACGCACCGGCCGAGCGGCGCGGCGATCCGCGGTTCGGCGGCGTCGTGAAGACGTACGACGCCCGAAGAGCGACGCGCGGCGCCGGCCGGCGCCGAGTCGCTCGCATCCGGGTGGCGGACGCCGTCGCCCGCTCATCCGCGAGCGTCTGCTTCGAGCCGAAGCTCGACGCCGACGCGCATGCCGTCCGACCACCAACACGACAGCCGGCAAAGGCTTGCGCCGTCGGAAAACGAACATGCATCGCGCACGCGACGAACGCGCGGCGAACCCGCCGGACCGCCGGCGCCGCGCCTTTCAGCCGCTTCGCCGCCCTCCGATCCTTACAAACCCCTAAAGAATCCGCCGCGCCTGCCGACAACCACGCCATCAGAGAGCGGTGACGCGTGCGTTCCGCCAACGTCCTCGTCCCCGCACTCCGGAGTCATCATGAACGTGCCCCTCTTCCGGCGCGCGAGCGTCGGCGCACGCCTCGCCGCGTTGTCCAGCGCACTCTTCGCCCTTCTCTTCGCCGCGTTCGTCTGGGCGCTGACCCACGCCGCCGGCGGCCAGGTCGCCGACCAGGTCCACGCGCGGATCGACGAGAAAGACCGCTCGATCGCCGCGATGATCGCGCTCTTCGACGAGGCGCTGACCGCCGAGGCGAGCCGCGCGATGACGCTCTTCGCCAGCTTCCTGCCGCCCGGCTACGCGCTCGATCCCGCACGGACGATCGACATCGCGGGCGTCGCGACGCCCGCGCTCACCGCCGGCGGCCAGACGCTGAACCTCGATTTCTCGATTCCCGACCAGTTCCTGCAGAAGAGCGGCGCGATCGCGACGATCTTCGCGCGCAACGGCGACGATTTCGTCCGCGTGACGACGTCGCTGAAAAAGCAGGACGGCAGCCGCGCGATCGGCACGCTGCTCGACCGCAAGGGCCCCGCGTACGCGCCGCTGATGGCCGGCCGGACTTACACCGGTCTCGCGACGCTGTTCGGCAAACGTTACATCACCCAATACAAGCCGGTCACGGACGCGAGCGGCGCGATCGTCGGCGCGCTCTTCGTCGGGATCGACGTCGGCGCGGAGATGCGGCTCGTCGAGAACGGCATCCGCCAGTTGAAGATCGGCGAGCGCGGCTATTACTTCGTGCTCGACGCGTCGAGCGGCCCGACCCGCGGCAATCTGATCGTCCATCCGGAGCGCGCCGGCCAGCGCGCCGACGACGCGGCCGCGCCGTATGCGCAGATGCTTGCCGCGAAGGAAGGCCAGTTGTCTTACACGTCGACCGATAGCGCCGCGGGCGACGGCGGGCCGCGCGCGAAGTTCGTGTCGTTCGTCACGGTTCCGCAGTGGCAGTGGCTCGTCGGCGGCATCGCGATCGACGACGAAGTGATGGCCGACATGCGCGCGACCCGCAACCGATTCGCCGCGATCGGCTGCGCGTTCGTGCTCGCGTTCGCGGCGCTGTTCGTCGCGGTCGTCAAGCGCGTCGTCAGCAAGCCGCTCGACGCGGCCGCGCACGCGTCCGAGCGCTTCGCGGCGGGCGACCTGAGCGCGCGGATCGCCGCGCGCGGCGCGCACGACGGCGCAGACGGGCCGCACGCGAGCGGCCGCGGCGACGAGATCGGCCGGCTCGTGCGCGCGGTCGACGGCATCGGCGACGGCCTCGCGCGGATCGTCGCGCAGGTGCGGCGCGGCGCGGCCGACATCGCGCACGGCACCGTGACGATCGCGGCCGGCAGCAGCGACATGGCCGCGCGGATCGCGACGCAGGCGAGCAGCGTCGAGCAGACGGCCGCGAGCATGGAGCAGATCACGGCGGCCGTTCAGCAGAACGCCGACCACGCGGCGCAGGCGAGCGCGCTCGCGACGGGCGCGTCGTCCGCCGCGACGACGGGCGGCGCGGCCGTGCAGCGCGTCGTCGCGACGATGGGCGACATCCAGGGCGTCGCGCGCAAGATCGCGGAAATCACCGGCGTGATCGAGGGGATCGCATTCCAGACCAACATCCTCGCGCTGAACGCGGCCGTCGAGGCGGCACGCGCGGGCGAGCACGGCAAGGGCTTCGCGGTCGTCGCGTCCGAGGTGCGCGCGCTCGCGCAGCGCAGCGCCGCGGCGGCGAAGGAGATCGACGCGCTCGTCGACGAATCGGCGTCGACGGTCGAGCACGGCTTCCGGATCGCCGAAGACGCGCGCACGGCGATGCAGGACATCGTCGCGCGCGTCGATCAGGTGCGCGCGATCATCGCCGAGATCAGCGCGGCGTCGCGCGAGCAGTCGAGCGGGATCGAGCAGGTGAATCTCGCGGTCACGCAGATCGGCGCGGCGACGCAGCAGAACGCGACGCTGATCGCCGATGCCGAGCGCGCGGCCGCCGCGCTGCGCGACGAGGCCGCGCAGCTCGCGCACGCGGTCAGCGTGTTCAAGCTCGCGGCGGATGAAGGCGCGCAGCGGGCGCGCGGAGCGCCCGCGTACGCCGACACGCACTGAGCGCGTACGCCGTTCGTAAGCTATCGGCCGCATCGTCAGGCGTCCGAAAGCACTTCCTTCCGTCTCATGGATAACGCCGACTGACAGACGGCGTGCGGCTCCCTTACCTTGTGCTCGCGGCATGGATGCATGGCCAGATGCGATCGCACCGGAGGGAATCGATGACTGCGCTCGACAAGTTGTGGCAGTTCCTGTTCGGCAAGCCGCTCGATCCGCTCGACCCGCGCACGCGGCATGCGATCGCCGTCACGCCGATCCTCGCGTGGGTCGGGCTCGGCGCCGACGGGCTGTCGTCGTCGTGTTACGGCCCGGAGGAAGCCTTCCTCGCGCTCGGCCAGCACACGCCGCTCGCCCTCTTCCTCGCGCTTGCGACGGCCGCCACCGTGTTCATCATCGCGCTCGGCTACAACCAGGTCATCGAGCTGTTTCCGACGGGCGGCGGAGGCTACCGCGTCGCGACCGCGCTGCTCGGTCCGAAGCCCGGGCTCGTGTCGGGCGCGGCGCTCCTCGTCGACTATGTGCTGACCGTCGCGACGTCGCTCGCGAGCGGCGTCGATGCGTTCTTCAGCCTGCTGCCCGTCGGCGCGCAAGCGTTCAAGCTCACGACCGAGCTCACGCTGATCGTGCTGATGACGGGCCTCAACTTCCGCGGGATGAAGGAATCGATCATGGTGCTGCTGCCGATCTTCGTCGGCTTCGTCGCGCTGCACTTCTGCCTCATCGTCTACGGCGTCGCGGTGCACGGCGACCACCTCGCCGCCGTCGTGCCCGACGCGCTCGGCGAAGCGCACGGGATGTCGCACACGCTCGGCCCGATCGTGATGATCGCGCTGCTGATGCGCGCGTTCTCGCTCGGCGGCGGCACGTACACGGGCCTCGAAGCGGTGTCGAACAACGTCAACATGCTCGCCGAGCCGCGCGTGCCGAGCGGCAAGGTGACGATGTTCTACATGGCGACGTCGCTCGCGTTCACCGCGGGCGGCATCATCCTGCTCTACATGCTGTGGCACGCGAAGCCCGTCGAAGGGCAGACGCTCAACGCGGTCGTGTTCGGCAACGTGATCGACCATCTCGGGCTCGGCTCGTCGTTCGCTCGGCATGCGCTCCTCGCGGCCGTGCTCGCGTTCGAGGCGGGACTGCTGCTCGTCGGCGCGCAGACCGGTTTTCTCGACGGCCCGGCCGTGCTGTCGAACATGGCGTCCGATTCGTGGGTGCCGCGCCACTTCCGCGATCTGTCGACGCGGCTCGTCCGGCAGAACGGGATCGTCGTGATGGGCGTCGCGAGCTTGCTGATCCTCTGGTGGACGCACGGCAACGTCGACATCCTCGTCGTGCTGTACAGCATCAACGTGTTCCTGACGTTCAGCATGTCGCTGCTCGGCCTCTGCACGTACTGGTGGCGGCGCCGCCGCGAAGACGCCGGCTGGCTCAAGCATTTCGCGCTGTCGGCGCTCGGGCTGTCGGTGACGAGCGTCGTGCTCGTGATCACGCTCGTCGAGAAATTCACGGCGGGGGGCTGGCTGACGGTGCTCGTGACGAGCGCGGTGATCGCCGCGTGCCTGCTGATCAGGCGGCACTACTCGGACACCCGCGCGCAGCTCGCGAAGGAGGATGCGCTGTTCGGCGACGCGCCGCCCGCCGTCGACGACGCCGCCGCGCCCGGCAAGCCCGATCCGGCGCAGCCGACCGCGGTGCTGCTCGTCGGCAAGCATCGCGGCGCGAGCATGCATGCGCTCTTGTGGGTGAACCGGCTCTTCCCCGGGCATTTCCGCAACGTGATTTTTCTCGCGGTCGGCGAAGTCGACGCGAAGAGCTACGACGGCGAAGAGCATCTCGAGCGGCTGCGGCGCACGATCACGTCGTCGCTCGACTACTACGTCGCGCACTGCCGCCGCCACGGCATCGCGGCCGACTACCGGATCGCGTTCGGCACGCATCCGATCGTGGAATTCATGCGGCTCGCCGAGGAAACGATGGACGAGTTTCCGAACAGCGTCTGCTTCGCGAGCAAGCTGATCTTCAGGCGCGTGAACTTCCTGACCGCATGGCTGCACAACCAGACGCCCGTCGAACTGCAGGCGCGGCTGCACCAGCAGGGGCGGCAGATGGTGTTGCTGCCGATGAACGTCGGGTAGCGGCGCGCCGCGATCGATCGGCAGCGACCGGAAGGGAGGATCGCTGAACGGCCGACCGCGCATCGATCGGGGCAGCCCACGCACGACGAGCGCGGATGAAGCCGCCAAGCGCAGCCGCGCCGGCCGAATGCCCGATGGAACCGCCGGGGCGGCCGGCGCGGCGCGCATCCGTCGAATTCGCGTATCCGACGGCAGCACGTACGCGTGGCGCACGCGATCACCGCCGCGCGCCGCGCGCCGCGCTGCCGTGTCGCAAGACGCCGGACGGCCGAGGCTTTCCAGCCGCCCGCGCCGCTCAGCGCTTCTTCCCCGCCGCCCCCGCCAGATCGATCGCCGAACTCGATCCGACCTGCGCACGCAACTGGAATTTCTGGATCTTCCCGGTCGACGTCTTCGGCAGCTCGCCGAACCGCACCGCCTTCGGAATCTTGTATGCGGCGAGCAGCAGCCGGCAGTGCGCGATGATCTCCTCCTCGGTCGCCGTCATTCCGTCGCGCAGCTCGACGAACGCGCACGGCACCTCGCCCCACTTCGGATCCGGCAGCGCGACGACGGCCGCGACCGCGACGGCCGGATGCCGGTACAGCGCGTCCTCGACCTCGATGCTCGAGATGTTCTCGCCGCCCGAGATGATGATGTCCTTGCGGCGGTCCTTGATGCGGATGTAGCCGTCGGGCGTCAGCACGCCCAGGTCGCCCGTGTGGAACCAGCCGCCCGCGAACGCCTCGTCGGTCGCATGCGGGTTCTTCAGGTAGCCCTTCATGCAGATGTTGCCGCGGAACATGATCTCGCCGATCGTCTCGCCGTCGGCCGGCACCGGCGTCATCGTGTCGGGATCGAGCACCGTCGCGCCCGCCTGCAGGTGGTAGCGCACGCCCTGCCGCGCGTTCAGCTGCGCGACTTCGTCGTCGGGCAGCGCATCCCAGTGCGGCTGCTTCGCGCAGACGGTCGCGGGCCCGTATACTTCGGTGAGCCCGTACACGTGCGTGAGGTCGAAGCCGATCTCCTTCATTTTCGCGATCACCGCGGGCGCGGGCGCCGCGCCCGCGACGAACGCATGCACTTCGTGCGCGATCCCCGCGCGCCATTCGGCCGGCGCGTTCGCGATCGCGCTCTGCACGATCGGCGCGCCGCTGTAATGCGTGACGCGCTCGCGGCGGATCAGGTCGAGCACGAGCTTCGCGTCGAACTTGCGCAGGCACACGTTCACGCCCGCGCGCGCCGCGACCGCCCACGGAAAGCACCAGCCGTTGCAGTGGAACATCGGCAGCGTCCACAGGTAGACCGCGTGCTTAGGCATGTCCCATTCGAGGATGTTGCTGATCGCGGCCAGATACGCGCCGCGATGGTGGTAGACGACGCCCTTCGGATCGCCCGTCGTCCCCGACGTGTAGTTCAGCGCGATCGCATCCCATTCGTCGGACGGCAGCGCCCACGCGTACCCCGGATCGCCGCCTTCGAGGAATGCCTCGTAGTCGGTCGCGCCGTGAAAACGCGCCGGGTCGGCGGGCATCGCGTCGGCGACGCCGACGATCGTGAGCCCCGGCACCTCGAGCGCCGCGCGGTGCGCGAACTCCGCGAATTCGGTGTCGACGATCAGCACCTTCGCCTCGCCGTGACGCAGCATGAAGAGCATCGACGGGATGTCGAGCCGCGTGTTCAGCGCGTTGAGGACGGCGCCCGCCATCGGCACGCCGAAGTGCGCCTCGATCATCTGCGGGATGTTCGGCAGCAGCGCGGCCACCGTGTCGCCGCGCCCGACGCCCGCGCGTTCGAGCGCGCTCGCGAGCCGCCGCGCGCGCGCATAGGTCTCGCTCCACGTGCGGCGCACGTCGCCGTGCACGACGGCGAGGCGCTCGCCGTACACCTCGGCCGCGCGCGCGATGAAATCGATCGGCGTGAGCGGCACGTAATTCGCATCGCGCCTGCCCAGCCCCTCCTCGAACCTCTGCGTCATGATGTCGTCTCCTGCAAGGCGTACGCCTCGATATCGTTGGTTTGTGGTCCAATTGCACAAGCCTACTCGCGGCCATTGTGAGCCGTCTGTCGCCCAAACGACAGACTCGCCCGCGACGACCGCGCGTATTCCCTATCCTCCCAAACCCTGTGTGATGCCAGACGACATCCAGGCCCCGCGCCGCACGCCGACACGCGACGCGCGGACCGATCCGCGGTTCGACGCGCCGCCCGATGCGCAAGCCGCCGCGCAGCCGGCAACACGCGCCGCCAGGCCGTCGGGCGAGCCGATGCGCGTGCGCGCCGCGGTCGCGCCGGAGGCGCATGCCGGGCGCGCGGCGTCGAACGCGTCTGCGGCCGCGCAAACGCAACGCCAGCCGCTGACGCTGACGCTGACGCAGACGGCGACGCAGACACAAACGCAAACGCCATCGCCGCCGCCGACGTTCGCCGACACCGCCGCCGAGCCGCCGATCGAGCTGCCGACCGAGCCGATCGAGCCGACCGAGCCGATCGACACCGCCAATCTCCACGCGCTCTTCTCCCACTGCGGCTGGTTCAACGCGCTCGCGCCCGAGCATCGGGCGCTCGTCGTCGCGCAATCGCATGCCGAGTATCGCGACGCGGGCGACTGGGTCGCGCGCCGGCAAGCGCCGTCCGAATACTGGATCGGCGTGCATCGCGGGCTCGTGAAGCTCGCGATCTACAACGCGTCCGGGCGCGGCTGCACGTTCTCCGGCGTGCCGTCGGGCGGCTGGTTCGGCGAAGGCAGCGTGATCAAGCGCGAGCTGCGCAAGTACGACGTGATCGCGATCCAGCGCTCGCTCGTGCTGTTCGTGCCGACGGCGACGTTCCACGCGCTCCTCGACAGCAGCCTGCCGTTCACCGGCTTCGTGATCCGCCAGTTGAACAACCGGATGGGCGAGTTCATCGCATCGATCCAGAACAGCCGGCTGCTCGACGTGAACGCGCGCGTCGCGCAGTCGCTCGCGCAGCTCTTCAATCCGGATCTGTATCCGGACACCGGCGCGACGCTCGCGATCTCGCAGGAGGAGCTCGGGATGCTGGTCGGCGTGTCGCGGCAGCGGATCAATCAGGCGCTCCAGCATCTCGAACGGCTCGGCGTGCTGCGCATCGCGTACAACCAGATCACGGTGGTCGATCTGCCGAGGCTCGCGGCGTTCGGGATGGAGCAGATCTGACGGCCGCCGGCCGCGACGCCCGGTCGCGCGCGTCAGGCAAGCATCGACGGCTCTCCGAGACGCCCTCGACCGCCCGGCTCGCCACGCACTGATTTCGGAGCGCGCGGCTCTCGGCTTGCAACCGAGCCCGCAATCGGCATCTGCAACCGACGCCCGCAACCGATATGCGGCAGCGCGCCGGCCGCGATCCGCGCTTCACGCGGGCGCTGCAATCCGCATCACGCGATCGGCGCCCGGTCGTCGATCATCAAGCGCAACGCGCGAAGAAACCGCCGCGCAAGCCGTTGAGCCGATAGCGAACGCCTGCCGCCGGCACACGACTCGAACCGCCGCCGTGCGGATGCGTCCGCGCCAATCGTCAGCCGAATACCCGAATACCCGAATACCCGCATACGAATCGCCCGGCCGCCGCGGCGAAGCGTCGGCATCGCGTCCGCCCCGCCCGATTCCTCCGACGATCCCTTCCCTGGCAATTCCGCCATCTTCGCGTCAGCCATGCGTCCGGGGCGGTCTTCTATCATGCGATCCCGCCCACCGATGCAACGCCCGCCCGTCGCCGCCCCGCCTTCCATGTGGATCGTCAATCTCGCGCTCAAGCGCCCGTACACGTTCATCGTGATGGCCATCATGATCCTGCTGGCCACGCCCCTCGCGCTGATGCGAACGCCGACCGACGTGCTGCCGTCGATCGACATCCCGGTCATCAGCGTGATCTGGAATTACAACGGCCTGTCCGCGCAGGAGATGACCGACCGGATCACGT
This genomic stretch from Burkholderia oklahomensis C6786 harbors:
- a CDS encoding acyl-CoA synthetase, whose protein sequence is MTQRFEEGLGRRDANYVPLTPIDFIARAAEVYGERLAVVHGDVRRTWSETYARARRLASALERAGVGRGDTVAALLPNIPQMIEAHFGVPMAGAVLNALNTRLDIPSMLFMLRHGEAKVLIVDTEFAEFAHRAALEVPGLTIVGVADAMPADPARFHGATDYEAFLEGGDPGYAWALPSDEWDAIALNYTSGTTGDPKGVVYHHRGAYLAAISNILEWDMPKHAVYLWTLPMFHCNGWCFPWAVAARAGVNVCLRKFDAKLVLDLIRRERVTHYSGAPIVQSAIANAPAEWRAGIAHEVHAFVAGAAPAPAVIAKMKEIGFDLTHVYGLTEVYGPATVCAKQPHWDALPDDEVAQLNARQGVRYHLQAGATVLDPDTMTPVPADGETIGEIMFRGNICMKGYLKNPHATDEAFAGGWFHTGDLGVLTPDGYIRIKDRRKDIIISGGENISSIEVEDALYRHPAVAVAAVVALPDPKWGEVPCAFVELRDGMTATEEEIIAHCRLLLAAYKIPKAVRFGELPKTSTGKIQKFQLRAQVGSSSAIDLAGAAGKKR
- a CDS encoding Crp/Fnr family transcriptional regulator; translated protein: MTQTATQTQTQTPSPPPTFADTAAEPPIELPTEPIEPTEPIDTANLHALFSHCGWFNALAPEHRALVVAQSHAEYRDAGDWVARRQAPSEYWIGVHRGLVKLAIYNASGRGCTFSGVPSGGWFGEGSVIKRELRKYDVIAIQRSLVLFVPTATFHALLDSSLPFTGFVIRQLNNRMGEFIASIQNSRLLDVNARVAQSLAQLFNPDLYPDTGATLAISQEELGMLVGVSRQRINQALQHLERLGVLRIAYNQITVVDLPRLAAFGMEQI